From the genome of Ziziphus jujuba cultivar Dongzao chromosome 4, ASM3175591v1:
TGCTAGTAAGGAAATTAAGTGCACGGTCCAGCACAGCCTCAGGTCGGTCAGCAAGCGCAAGAGTTGTACCTCCTCCGGGTTTTGCGAGGATGAGAGCTGGATTAACACCATATTCAAAGAGGTAGAGATGATCTGCACCAGAACGGAAACAATCTATGCAGGAAGAGACCACACCATGAACAATTGATCGATCACGGTTTATGCAATTTTGACATGCACCATGATGATCGTCTATGAAATGGATCACGCATTCATCATCCAAATATATTCCTGAAGTCATATATATCAGGAAAATTATTAAGTAAATATCATGGTGGTGAAGAACTCAGATTCTCATTgataagaaaggaaaaaagaaaagtctgTGAAGCACAAAAGTACGGTCAGGCATGAATTCAAAAGAAatggagaagaagaggaaggttACCGTGGTCTTTTGCATTGGCTCGTGTCCATGTGTAGATGTGATCTCCATGCCGCaggttttctttctttgtttccttgaGAAGCACCTTCCAGATCTTGTTCTGCAGTTCATTCATCTTACAACTGGGATATGTTTCTCTCTCTGCTCTTCAAATTTGTGTTTTAGAAAATGGGAATTTAATTCAACCGCAATAGAGATGCAATGCCAATACTGAATGCCCTAGTAACCAGTACATGGGGTTAATAAAGGGCTTGGACAGTAATGCAGAAAGGATTGAATTGGCTGACAGAAGGGTAAGTCCATATTTATGGCAGCACCTACTACAGCAAATACAAGATTTTATAGCATACGGTtatagcatttaaaaaaatgcaattactAATATGAAACATTTAGAATTGATATTAAAATGAATTACTATATAAGAAAATCAtaatataatgatatttattttagtatcaatttaatccaaaatgtcacaaattaaataattagtaaTTAAGGTGAATAAGTcgtaaaaaaatacaaatgagtccacaattcaaccaaaaaaaaaaaagggcccatactaattttaaaatttcataaacgatAATAATTCATCTCTTGATTGATTTATACATGAAACAAGAAATTAAGATGAAGTAATATCActaagaaggaaaataaaatgagtaaaaagatatatggaataaatagtaaatattcATACATTTAGTTTGTAATTCGAATCCTAATGAGAAAACATAAGACCATATATACATTATTCATATTCTTTGTCACAAGCACTCTACATATTTTACCTCTACCTCAACATTTTCTCcataaatttcattttcactttgtctatatattcatcaatcctttaattttcctcttttctttttttaatgtgttCATTAACCCTTCAGTTACATAGTATTTATGTCATTTTTATGAGTGTCATTGATTATTAAAtgtcattaaaaatattattttgtaacaTTTTTAAGTATCATtggattataattttaaaaataaaatttttctttttgatattgttacttgtataaaaagaaagataatagcAATTGAAGTTGTTAGTtatccaaaaaatgaaaataaaaattgttatttttttaaaaattctttcctatttaaataatataaaaatatcatgcCATGATTagattaattcaaaaaataattttggattaaaaatgaaattagtttgaagggatatatatatatatatatattattaaattatcttCCAATTAAAGTCATTAGttatctttcaaaaaaattaaaattgttactttttttttcaaaattatttcctatttaaagaagaaaaaaatttcataccatTTTTTTATCCCCCCCAACCCTTCTCTCCATTCTTAGAAAGTTTGAACAAAATCCCATACTGTCTTAAGTATAATGGCTAAATAGAGGATAATAGCGCTGGAGAGAGAATGGCAAGGCATCACATAACATGAACGTTATAGTGTGAGTATTTAGGTGGATGGTTTTAATTATGTAGATTTAAAAGTAGCTGACATGACAATTTTAACTCATATTTGATCACGAGTTGGAATTGAAATCCTAATTAGGTAAATAAGGGACAATAACAGTGGAGAGAAAGTGACAGGCCATTACATAACGTGAACATAATGCTGTGAGCATTAGGTGGATAGTTTTAACTACGTGGATTTAAAAATAACTGACATGACAATTTTTAATTGGCCGAGTCTACGTGGTAGGATAagctaaattaaatttattaaatgatcTCTCCTAggcttattaaattatttattttttgtgcttGTGTAGATGTGATCTCCAGGCTGCAGGTTTTCCTTCTTGGTTTCCTTGAGAAGCACCTTCCAGAGCTTGTTCTGCAGTTCGCTCATCTTTAGAACTGGTATATGTTTCTCTCTCTGCTCTTCAAATTTGTGTTTTAGAAAATGGGAAATTGATTCAAGCCCACTAGAGATGCTCCAATACTGAATGAATAACCCGTACATGGGGACAATAAAGGGCTTGGACAGTAATGCAGAAAGCACTGTAAGGGCTCACGGGAGGGACGGTTGtcacattcttcaacaaataattaTGGCAGCATTTTCTATATGTCAACAAACAATTATGACAGCATTTTctatattcttcaacaaataattaTGGCAACATTTTCTATATTCAACAAATAATTATTGCAGCAGCACTtgttagacatatatatatataaatattgaaggATTGGCCAACAGAAGGAAATATGAAAGGACTAGATTGGCTGACAGAAGGGTAAGTCCATATTTCTATATTCTTCAAGAAATAATTATGGCCACGTTTTCTATATTCAACAAATAATTATGGCTGGCGTCGACATTTGCTTGACCTGTATAAATATTGTATGGATTTGACATAACCATTAACTcccttataaattttttttttttttttttgtcaaatgaTATTTTTGGATGGAATGGAACAAATTTAAGCCCCATGAAAAACCCGTGGTATACAGGTTGATTATTCTTTGGTTTTGGACTGAAATTGATCAAAATTAGACTTGGATTCCCCTTGCCCGTTACCGGACGATTGTACCACCACTGGAATGGCTGAAAACAGCAGTCAAAAAAGGATTTTCCAGTCGGATCTAAACCGGGTTGCGCAACATGCCTCACAGCAAACGGGCCAACATGCAAAACCGGCTGCTTCaggaagaaaacaaaatgacATCGTTTTTGGCTTGCTTGATGTCATCATGATGACATCAACATAACATCAGACGATAAGGTGGTGCTGACATCAACATGTTAACACCAGCATGATGTATTCGACTGATGTCAACATGATGTCAAAACGATGTGTTAGCGATCATTCTACTTATGTGACATCGCATGATATATGTGCTGATACGAGGATGATGAAGTCAGCATAGCCAATGCTATGCTTCCACTCACAGCACATAATTTTATTGAAGGAAACAAAGATAAAATAGCACCCGGACATATCATCAACATGGTGTTTTATTAGAAGCACCTATGAAAAAGTGGCTCCACCTTAAGAAATTCAATACAAGGACAAACTAATGTTCCCCACTCCTCACATGTAGATTTGCGATAATAGTAGATAAGGCAGGTCTTATATGTGCAGAACAATAAATTACCAAAAATGGgagtaaaaattttgaatacaaCACAGATAGACAACCAGATCAAATACATGGTAAATTATAAATCTATCCTAAAAGATTAAGATGATAGGAACTGAGGCTAATTGTAAATATCAAGTTAACATGGACATTAATACACATATAATACTGAAAATTGAGAGATTTAAAAGTGGACCAGCCTTGTAAATCTAATCAACAAAAAACATCTAACAATCCCCTCACATATAGGCATGCTCAATAACCAGAAATAAAGTGGAGCTGACGTGCTGACAATAGATAAAGACTTGAACAGAAGACCAAGCAGATAACTTTAAATTCTAATACGACATTAAGTTGCCACCAGCGtcctaaagtttaaaattttaagaaaaatgacCCAACCATATAAACTAAGCCAGCATAAACACACAAATAGAATAACAGTAAACTAAAATCCAAATCAGGAGACCATTTGTAACATGCAACAATAAAAACAGTTGGGCAGCTACGCATGGGAACCGTCATCCACAAAATGTCCTCCTTACTAACCAATTGATGAAATTTTGTCCTGAAGGGGATGATTCACTTGGAAGGTTCTTCAAGGAGCATTCCCAGAAAATTAgtggaacaaaataaaacctgcATTATATGCATCACAAGGTATAAACATGAACAGTAGAAGAATTTGCAGCGCATGTCTGAAGTAATCatgtgatttttatattttacttttgataAAAGCATGAAATCCTGTGATATAAACTTCCATGGATTTCTGAGCATTACTCTAGTGATCATAACTGAGTTCCAATCGTTAGATTAGAGACCATCCTTGCTTTTTTCAATAACCTTGCAGCATAAGGATCCATGATCTATAGGGGGACCTCCAGAGCTATTTGAGTAAAAAggcaatatttttctttttagtgttaGTCACTCCTAAACCCTCTTTGGAATATTTTCACATACTACTTCCCAGGAAACCAAATACCCTTTAAAACCATCCCTACTGCCATCCCACAAAAATTCTCATCAATCTTTTAAGTTCCATCAAGCCACTGCTAGAACTCTAAAAGgagattagaaattaaaaaaagtagaaaaatgcCAGAGATCACGTCACTTTCAACAGAAGTTACTACATTTGAAATCTTCCAGCAACAATTAGGTTTAATAGTACTATAAAATGTTCATGATGATGTGAGTTCTCAAATATGTGAATACCCTGAACCAAAAAAAGTTGCATCACCTGATGCTCCGGGCAATTCATATACTTGTAGATAACGAAGACAAATGGTATTACGTTATAATATTAACTTACCTGTAGGTTGCATTATCAGTTCCAGGTCTCCATCTCTTAAAGTGGTTTCTTTATTTGGGAACCGATGAACTTCCTCCTTTGAGCCAAGGTTTTTGTTAATAAAGGTACTATATTTTGAGCAATCCCGAACTAGAACTTCGCACGAAGAACTAGAAGATTTAGCCTGTAAGGGGTTAATGGAAGTCATTACATTCACAGATATTTCTGCATGGACCAGAG
Proteins encoded in this window:
- the LOC125421807 gene encoding nibrin homolog, whose product is MVWVFFLLTRLQVNMSTIYFKGGCTKWVGKAKSSSSSCEVLVRDCSKYSTFINKNLGSKEEVHRFPNKETTLRDGDLELIMQPTGFILFH